The window AGCTACGACTGGAAATCAAGGCAAATAGCGTCATACCGTTACTGGAATATAACTAGAAAACATCTCGAGGAAGCAGGTTTCTCCCACCTTCCTCTTCCACCTCAATTCGTCCTATTTTCTTCCACCTTCCACCGCAATTCGCTTGCCTAATTTACGCAGAACATGCGCACACCGTCATTTCCAGCTACGACTGGAAATCAAGACAAATAGCGTCATGCCGTTACTGGAATATAACTAGAAAACATCTCGAGGGAAGAGCATTTCCAGGCTTCGGAGAAGCGTTCTTACTTCCACCTTCCTCTTCCACCTCCCACCTCAACTCTTGCTTTTTTCTCCCACCTTCCACCTCAAATTTTTTGAAAAATAATTTGCCTCCCGAGTTTTCTTTTAACCATTCATGGCTATGCTTAAGTTATCCAACCCTTTGCATAGAAACATGAATAATAAACGCTACGTTTCCATCTGGATCGCCCTGTTGTTTTGTCCTGTTGCTGTACAGGCGTTACCTGACGAAGATAAGACTGATCAGTGGCAGATATCTCTGACATCGGCTCCTGCCGGTAGTCCTGTAATTTCAGATACCCAGTTGCTTGATAGCTATCTAGAGCCTGCTAATCCGATCAATGGTATCCTCGCCTGGGACACCAAAAACAAGCACAAAGGGGAAATCTTCGTAAGCCAGAATCAAGGGGAAATCTTACCGATTGACGGCCCGATACAAACCGATGTACAAACCAGTTATGTCCATATCGGTGGTAACTTACGATTAAATGAAGGCCGGGTTCCTTTATACCTCCTCGGTGGTCTCGGTGTTTCTCACATCGAAACCAACACTAATGAGTTAGGTAGCTCTACCCGCCCTTCTGCGAACGTTGGTCTTGCTGCAGAAATACCGGTTAACAAAGCCATAAATGTGAAGTTTGAAACCCGGGTGATTGCCACCTTCTATGAGGGCAATGATGAAATGTTCTGTGATACCGGTGAGTGTGTTATCAATGGTTCTTCAAATTTCTGGTATCAGGCCGATGTTAGCGCCGGTGTCGTTTTTAAGTTTTAAAAGCGGCCAGAATTCAACTGAACAACATTTCGCCAATCAATCCTGAAAGCTTCCACTTTTTCCATTTCCAATGGTGACATTAAAATAAAAAATGCTTATACTTGCCGCCACTTTTTGCTAATGTCATTAGCAAAGTCCTGATGTAGAACTTAGGTTCAACTTCTCTGAATGGCCCTTTAGCTCAGTTGGTTAGAGCACCCGACTCATAATCGGTAGGTCCCCAGTTCAAGTCTGGGAGGGGCCACCATTCTTTTTAATGCCTACACAGTAAGCTATCACTGACATAACAGTATAAGACTCGATTTTGACTGTAGTTATGCCTGTACTAAGGGGAAATTAACTCTTTTTATAACGTGCGAAAATACCCTTTTTTATGGCTGCGGAAAACACCCTTTTTTCTAGTGGGGAAAAATACCCTTTTTCGCTGATTCTATTTAAACAGAGTTTACAGCTTGAAAGCGAAGCAAAGCATTTAATTCGAAGACTTCTTCAAACCATGTAACCCCGAAAAGCCGTGCCGCTGTAACATTCTGAATAAGCTTTTGGCTGTCCATACATTGCCCACGCTAGTTTTGATATTTCTATAATTCAAATTATCTACTATCAATCTATACGACGGTGGGTGCATGTATGGAGCGATTAAAACTTTCAGTTCTTCGATGACATTTTCGTTATGTTCATGTTGTTCAATTCGCTTCATTACCTTTATTCCACCTTCATGAATTTGTTTTTATTTTCAATAAAATAACTTGGAGTAAGCAAAACGTCTTAGAGATCTTCGTAAAATTGGTAATAACCTTTAACTGGGATAAATTTTTCTTGTCTGCCATCGGGATATAAATGTTCATAATCGATCAAATTATCGGCTTCGTTCAAAGCTCTCAAATCCCCCACGCCCAACCCGCCAGAAACTTGCAGAACTAACAACCTTTGTTGCTCCATATAGATGTTCATAAATAACCTCCTTGTCATTTAAGGACTCTAAAGATAAGCGAACAATTAATAAAAACAAAGCGTTGTAAATTAATTAACTTACATCGAGGTTTTCGATACCATACACACAATGAAGAATGCTTACATAAAAAGGTCAAAAATTGAAAGCTATAGCATTTCTAACACTGCTTTTACTATCGCTGCATTGCATAGCTGCCAGCCCAAACAATGATGGAAAACTGTTAATTTGCACTTAAAACTGACCCACGATTTGCATTCAATAATGATCCGTTCTTATCAAAAACTTGTGTCGTTCATTCATATAGTTAGCATTCATATTCTGGCTCCCTTTTGAACGCAACTTTGTAGTCTTTTCGGATCAATTCTGTATGCAAATTAACACATGAGCACTCAAAACGGTTTTATGAACAACTCTAGGTTCGCCATCATAAGGTTCATCAATCAGCCCCTCGTTGCCATTAAAAGTTGTTCGATTCATTGTCTAAATATTTTACTACCGAGGAAAGCCCCTCAATAACAGCATGAATTAATTGACTATTTTACATGGCTTGTTTTTTGCCTAGGTACGTTGAGCTTTAACAATAACCTACATAGGAAACAACATGATTACATTAAAAAAATTCTTGGTTGTATAGCTTTAATGGGTATCACTTCTTTTGCTCAAGCCGGTATAATATGGGACGAAAGTGTTGATGGCGATTTAAGTGATGATTTCATGAATCCGACTCAACTGGTATTACAAGCCGGAGATAATTTATTACTCAGTCAAGTCGGAAATATCACAACTGACTATAGCGATTACTTTAGCCTTTCACTGTCAGCTGACTTAACGCTTTCACAGATAGTAGTTATCGCTTATGCTCCAGGGAATAACAATTCATCAACAGCATTCGATGCATGCAATGCTGGCGTCGACTGTAGTGCGTTTCCTTTGCAGATTTATGATGTAACATTAGCGACTGTAGGAATGGACCTCTTTCCCGTACTTGGACTACCTGCTTTATTCCGACTCGGCGAATCGGCTGGGCCCGCGTCGTTGGAGATAAATTTCATTGTTGATAGGTTGCAAGAACCCAGAGATGTACCTTTGCCAGGCACGATCCTGCTTATACTAAGCGGCATGGTTGGGTTTATGGCGAAAAGACTAAAAAGCAAAAGTTAACAATACCCTAAATCTCCCCAAACTTAAGAAGTCTCGATTGGCTATGGTCAATTATTCAAACTAAATTGGTCGGAGAATACAAGCTCACGGATGAGCCTTGTTTAGCCCGTCACTACACTGCTTAAAAAGCAACATCTTATATGAACACAACGCACCTAGCAAAAGAGCCAAAATCTCTATACCACTACACTGCAACTCAAGAAAGGCTCGACTTGAGTTCCTCTGACGAAAATTGGAAAAGGCGACTATCAAAAATTATTTGCCGCGGCCGATTTGTCGACAACAAAACTTACACAGCATTAAACCCACACAAAGACACGAAATAATAACCAACTGATTTAAAACAATAAATACGGCATGGACTGAAACTTGCTCTATCTGACTGAATTCATTCCATTACAGAGGAGAACTATCGATGAGAAAGCTTGTCGCATTGTTGTTCTGTCTGATGCTTTCTAGCGTATCACAGGCAGCCTTGTTGACTATTGAAGGGAATTTTGAGACTAACAATGATGTTGCTTATATCGAGCTGAATTTACCCGTTAGTGGTGACTATATATTCTTCACAACCTCGTGGGGACGCGGTAATTTCGATCCAATTCTAACGCTATTCGATTATGAAGGTGACTTAATTACATATAATGATGACGATTATCTGTACGATTACCCGAGTGAGTATGGTGGAAGCGTTTGGGATTCAGCGATCCATATATTTTTGGAAGCCGGAAGGTACCTGATTGCGATAACAGAATTTCCAAACTTCCCGAACGGAAATAGCATTTATGATGACCCGTTTGACAGGGTTTGGGAAATTGAACCTCCATCAGGCGGCACTACATTTACATTTCACGTCGAAGGAGCTGTAACTCGCGCAGGTGGATATTGGGAGGTGTTTCGTGATGACATGGACTTTATAAGAGAGCCAGAGCCAGTGCCAGAGCCAGGTAGTTTACTTTTACTTGTTATTCCTTTATTTGCCCTCCTAAGACTGAGAGCCAAGATATAAACGCAAAGGTTAATGCCTTTTTGGGCTCCTAAAAATAAGTCGGAAGTTACCCACTAGCGTCGTCAGTAGCAACTCCCATACTAGTGGCTAACTTTCTTGCTTGCAGCATACCTGACTAGCCTCGGGTTTTTCCCCTGAGGCTGTTTCCACAAGAATATGAGAGGGTGAGGGTGTGGAGCTAAGCAAAAGAATTTCAATAGGTTAACAAGTTTTACGTGTATCCTTTTGCATGGCGAACTCAAGCCTATTGACCTATGCTTTTTAAACGAGTCACCTCCAAAAGCGAATAAAACTAATGAAATACCAATGGAATTGTTGTTTATTGTCTATTACTTTAATCATCATATCCGGTGCTGGGCTTGCTGCAGATACCCCACCAGCGAAAGAGGGAAATAATGGTATCCCTTTCCTGAAGTATCAAATTCAACAGCTAGAATCTGAGCTGGAAGCCACAAATCAGCAGCTGTCCGAAGCGACAGCCCTACTCAAGAAAAAAGAGTCTGATATAGAAAGTTTGAATACTGAATTACTGAAAGTTGAAAATGAAGTAGGTCAGTTAAGTGCATCCCTTGAAAAAGAACAGAATTTATATCGGATCCCCGCTACCGGACAAAAGGAATGTTGGTTTAGCGAATCGCTTGACCCAGATGATCCGCACGTAAGTAACAGTTGTTCAGGATCTGGGCAAGACGCGGAATATAAAAGCGGATTGCCTTTGCCAATGATAAGGTTTATCGATAATCAAGACGGTACCTTTACCGACAACTTTACCAAATTAACCTGGTTAAAAAAGGGAGACTGCTACCCGGGTATTGATTGGCATGGTGCATTGGAAGCTGCGGAAAATTTAGAAGGCCATGAAATAACTTCTATTTGCGGGTTGGCAGACGGTAGCCAACCAGGAGATTGGCGAGTTCCGAATGTGAGGGAGCTACAAAGTTTACTTGACTACCGAACAGCGGATATCGGTGGAAATCGTTCACTACCCACGACGATTCCTCTTACCGGTGTGGATGTTTATTATTGGAGTTCAACGTCTTTCGCTGTCAATCCAACTTCAATTTTTTCAGACTTAATCTTTGCGTGTTCAACTCGTAATTACGGGGCTGATAATAGGTTTCGATTCAGCGACGCATACGTCGTTAATTTTCTCTCTGGCGAGACTATTCATACGCCCAAAGAAGCCAGAGAAGACATTGACACAAGACACGGAATTTATGATCCAGGTATAGACAATAACCCTTGTGCGACTACTGGATTTCGGAGTGCCTCACCACCAAATGGAATTCCTAATCCAGGCTTTATTGCCGTTAAAAACGAAAAAGACTAACTGTTCGCTAAATAGCTTCAGTACAAGGGGCCTCTGGAGAAGTGAGAATTTCCAAAAGGACACTTGCGTTAGGTTCGCCTCTGGCCCCCTACTTAAGGTACCCAACGGCCCCGAAGCGGGACAATCTGGCGAACAGGGTAAAGAGGCAGCTAAGAGGGAAATTTCCCCGACCGACAACCCCCCGCCCGAATGGTGGGGGTGGGAGGGACTAGGGGAAATTAAAATTTTCAGCTATCACTCAGCTTGAGCTATTCCCTTCTTCTAGCCTCTCTAATTTTCTTTTTCATTTTTGCTCCCCTCCCTACCCCCTGCCCCTTTTTTAGTAATTACTTTTTTTATTTACTAATATTTAAATGAAGCAATAAGTTAATAAGGTTTTTTGTAAATCCTTTATAGCTTTATTTGCCTTTATAAAAGGAATAATAATGGACATTGAAAGCTTTTCAGAAGACCTAAAAGGACGTTATTTGGCTTGCAGAAGTCTGGGCAAGCTGAACTATGTACTAGCCTATCTTTTTCTTATTCTGGCGACGGTTAGCAGTGCAGCTGCGGCCTTGTCCATTGCTCTTGGTTATTTAAGTCCAGCAGGTAATGCCGCTTTAGCCGGTTTGCCTGGGATTTTATACGTTGCCAATCGCCTCTTTCGTTTTGAAGAGAAGTCTAAATGGTGGTACGAGAAATTCTATGTAATCGAGGGTCTGTACCGTGAGCTTGTTCGGGAAGGTCAAAATGAAAAGACGGTAAGTGAAGAGTTGACGGTTCAATCTCGAGAACTAGCGAAACGTTGGCCTGGCTTTGGGGAAGCGCCTTATTAAGCTCTCACCAAGATATATTAAATAGTGCTGTAGCTGTACCAGTTTAAGAAGGATTAAAATGTAGTAGCTCAGACCTGATCTGACAGTTACCCATTTTTAGATAAGGTATCTGTCAGTTTAGATTTGAGCTAAATTCTTTTCCGCCCAAATCTGTTTGCCATCCTTAAGCGTTTCCATTGGCGTTCTGCCACAGCACATTTTTCCTTGATGCGTCCGTTCAGTGTTGTAGTAATCCATCCAATCGTCCAGATCTTTCTGTAATTCCTCTAAGCTGCTGTAGAGCTTTTTCCGGAATGTAACTTGATAGAATTCGTTCAGAATTGTTTTGTGGAAGCGTTCGCAGATACCGTTCGTCTGGGGTGACATCGCCTTGGTTTTTGTATGATCGATATCATTAATTGCCAGATATAGCTGGTAATCATGCTTCTCAACTTTACCGCAATACTCCGTCCCGCGGTCAGTGAGAATACGTAGCATTGGAAGCTCATTATCCTGGAAGAATGGCAACACCTTATCATTGAGAATATCGGCCGCTGTGATGGGCGTTTTGGTGGTATAGAGCTTGGCAAACGCCGTCTTGCTGAAGGTATCCACGAAGGTCTGCTGATATATCCGGCCAACACCTTTTAGGTTCCCAACATAAAACGTATCTTGAGAGCCAAGATAGCCTGGATGTGCCGTTTCTATCTCGCCACAAGCTTCGTCGTCATGCTTTTTCTTTTCCAGCGCGGCAACCTGTGCATCAGAAAGGATGATGCCTTCGTTGGCGACTTTCTCTTCAAGCGCTTTTAAGCGTTTCTTGAAGTTTTCCAGGTTATGCCTAAGCCATACAGAGCGAACTCCGCTGCCTGAGATAAATACACCGTTCTTGCGTAATTCATTGCTGGTTCGATGCTGGCCGTGAGCAGGTTGTTCTATGGCGTAATCAAGGACCGCTTGCTCGGTGCTTTCATCGACACGGTTCTTGAGGTTAGGTTCGCGGCGGCTTTGGTTGATTAAGGCATCAA is drawn from Thalassotalea sp. PS06 and contains these coding sequences:
- a CDS encoding DVUA0089 family protein, with product MRKLVALLFCLMLSSVSQAALLTIEGNFETNNDVAYIELNLPVSGDYIFFTTSWGRGNFDPILTLFDYEGDLITYNDDDYLYDYPSEYGGSVWDSAIHIFLEAGRYLIAITEFPNFPNGNSIYDDPFDRVWEIEPPSGGTTFTFHVEGAVTRAGGYWEVFRDDMDFIREPEPVPEPGSLLLLVIPLFALLRLRAKI
- a CDS encoding DUF1566 domain-containing protein, with translation MKYQWNCCLLSITLIIISGAGLAADTPPAKEGNNGIPFLKYQIQQLESELEATNQQLSEATALLKKKESDIESLNTELLKVENEVGQLSASLEKEQNLYRIPATGQKECWFSESLDPDDPHVSNSCSGSGQDAEYKSGLPLPMIRFIDNQDGTFTDNFTKLTWLKKGDCYPGIDWHGALEAAENLEGHEITSICGLADGSQPGDWRVPNVRELQSLLDYRTADIGGNRSLPTTIPLTGVDVYYWSSTSFAVNPTSIFSDLIFACSTRNYGADNRFRFSDAYVVNFLSGETIHTPKEAREDIDTRHGIYDPGIDNNPCATTGFRSASPPNGIPNPGFIAVKNEKD
- a CDS encoding IS481 family transposase, with the translated sequence MLYTNNPIIKHKAGLLNLAEELGNVSKACKVMGVSRDTFYRYQELVEDGGIDALINQSRREPNLKNRVDESTEQAVLDYAIEQPAHGQHRTSNELRKNGVFISGSGVRSVWLRHNLENFKKRLKALEEKVANEGIILSDAQVAALEKKKHDDEACGEIETAHPGYLGSQDTFYVGNLKGVGRIYQQTFVDTFSKTAFAKLYTTKTPITAADILNDKVLPFFQDNELPMLRILTDRGTEYCGKVEKHDYQLYLAINDIDHTKTKAMSPQTNGICERFHKTILNEFYQVTFRKKLYSSLEELQKDLDDWMDYYNTERTHQGKMCCGRTPMETLKDGKQIWAEKNLAQI